In Pan paniscus chromosome 15, NHGRI_mPanPan1-v2.0_pri, whole genome shotgun sequence, the sequence CTAGGTCTCTTGGCTCCAAACTTGCTAGAAGCAACTATCTTGGGTTGCAATCAGGGCAGGCACTCTTGGGAATAGTGATGGAACTTgtctccttattttaaaaatccacatggGCTATTCATTTGGCAGCAGGCCACGGCATGCTACCATCGGGGCCAAGGCAGCGGCGtggcaataaaagaaaataggacCTCTCCACGCCCCAGAAAGGCACAGCTTTGAGGAGCAGAGGGTCTGTCTGGAGGGAAGTATGAGCTTCCAGGAACCCCCAGGAGGAAGGCCAAGAGCTCTGGGCTGGAGAGGTGGGAGgagacaggaaaagagagagcCACTCTGGGGGAAATTGCAGCCAGGACTTTCGGGGCCCCGTGCCATGGGACGAAAGCAGGAGGGAGCCTGGATGGACTGGTCAGCTCTGGACTTCAGTTCACGCTGCATCCATTTCGGCTATTTCCTGCTCAAATGCAGTTTGGCCTCCCCCTTGCTGCCTGCATAACTGGCCTCAGTTGCAGTGCTCAGCTCATGAGGGGAGGACAGAAGGCAGAGCCATCAACTGTTCCCAAGAGTGCCTGCTCTGATTGCAACCTGCAAACAGAGGTTCCCGGAGTGTTTGCAGGGGGATCTTTTGAGCTCTTGGCTGGACAGGGCAGCTGCttgcctgggtgaaagagcccCTCTCTCCCATCCTCCAGCTAAGGTCTGGGGGTGACAGCCAACGAGGTCATGGGTGGGAGGAGTGAACAGCGGGCTCAGGATGATTGAACAGCCTTCCAGGGAAGAAGGGCTGTGTCACATTCCGCGCTTCCTCCAAATCTGACACCACCTGGGCCCAGGCTCTCTGGCAGAAACCTTCCCTGACCATCCCACTCTACTCGTATTCATAGAAGTTGACAGTCTCCTTAGCTATAGCCAACTAATGTATTGGGAGTGCTAAGTGTGTCCCTGGCTTCGGGGGCAGTTGTGCTGGTAGGACAGCCAGGCAGTCTCTGCCCAGACTGGCTGGATGGACTAAGCCTGGCCCATCCCACACTCAGTGGCACCCACCAGGGCACTACACCCAGCCCAGCCACTCACCATTCCCGTCAGCAGTTCATACAGTAGAGACCCAAAGCTCCACCAGTCACAGGCTTCCGTCAGCTCGGAAATCCCACCCACCTCTGTGGGAACAAGAACACAGGTGTCCCAGCCTCACCTAAGAGGGCCTCTTCCATTCTCCTCAGCCTACCCAGACACCACCCACCCGCTCTGTCATTCTCAGACTCTGGGCGCAACCCACACAAAGGCACCCAGGTGCTAaggcccaccctggcctcccccttcttgcctggggcgCTGTAGAGATTGTCCACGGCCTCCCCGCAGCACTGGGGCTCCACCTCTGACCACTGGCCAAAATATGTGAGCCGGATGTGACCTCCAGTGTGTGGGAGGAAAAAGGAGGGGACAGATTGAGGACAGCTGATACACGGGAGGGGGTTGCAGGGCTTCCCCCAACAGTCATGCGGTGGGAGCCAATGGCCTTGCCGGGCAGAACCTTGGCAGGGGCACAGCACCCTCCACAGAGGCACAGCACTCTGAGGCCCACAGAGCCCACAGGGTACTCCCAGGAGCCTCGGCCAACAGACTCCAGCCTAGGCCCCCTGAAAGGCTGGCTGGGGCCAGGGAGGAGCAGACAACCTTGGAGGTCCCCTCGACTTTGGGGATCTCTCGTCCTCTGCCTGGACGCTTTGGGGGCCACCCCACTGAGGGGTGAGGAGGGCACCTACCTGCCTGGTCCAGGAGCAGGTTCCCGGGGTGGAGGTCCCGGCACAGCACCCCCTGCTCGTGCAGCGCCTCCAGCGCTACCAGCATCTCTGCCGCCCACTGCTTCACCTGCTCCTCTCTCACACTCCAGGTGGCCCTGCCACAGCCCCGGCCGGCCCCATCTGCTGACAGGCAGCTCTGATCCATGCCTCGGCCACAGCCCCCTAGCACCGGGCTGGCCCCCTCAGGAACCCAAGTGAGCCCCCGAGGGGGCCCAGCGTCTGAGTTCTGGCCAGCCCTCCTAGCTTGAAGGTGCAGGTGGCCAcctggggcctttggaaggtccGAGGAGCCAGAGGTGCTGGTCCTGGCTGTGGGTTCACCTTCAGCCTCCCTCTGGGGTCTGGTGGATGGGGCCTCCCCAGCTAGGAGAAGGTTCGGAGAAGTCCTAGGAGGCTCCAGGGCGATTCTGTCCTGGCCAGGGACATGGCCTGAGGGAAGCCTCGCTggggtcaggaggttgaggtgggggtTGAGCTGAGCCTTCATCCTCTCCTGGGTAGAGCCAGAGCTGAGCCCAGAATGTCGGGAGTGCGCCTGGGAGAGCAGGTGGGACCAGAGAGTGCCTCCTGGGCCATGCAGAGGGAGCGGTGAGCGTGGGGACAGGGAGAAAAAGAGTATGGATGCCAGGGCCGGCTCCCACTCCTGCCTCCCTTCTGTCTTGGGCGCAGACTTTCCGCCTCTGGGTGTCCTGGCCTAGTTCAGCCCCTCACCTCTGCTCCCTCCTACCCCTCAGCTTAGAATGCCCTCTGCCCTCCTCTTGACCCACCTAAAGTGGGCCCAGCCTTACAAACTGGCACACCACCGAGAGATGTCCAGCACTATCAGTGTCCGTGGTTTGGGTGGCGGGTTCACTAGTGTGAACACTGTTTTTCGGGAGACCgatataaagaaatttaaagaaaagtcaGGCACACACTTATGATGACTATGTGTCATGACGCCAGATGTGCACCTCACTTTAAAAAGTCATCAATACAACCATCAGTATCTGCTACATGGCCCAGTTCCTGTCCTCATAACTTCAGTCACCACCACCCTGTCTGGCCACTCCCAAGGGATCGGTACAGCCCGGAAAAATGAAAAGAGCCAACGCTGGAGGAAACAGCGACAGAGGAGACAGCTGTGATTCTCACGCCCACCCACGATGTGGACATCCACCCCAGGATGTCCCCTGCCCCCTTGGTACCACACAGGGGCCTACAACAGCCTGACTGGCCTCCAGAAAGGCCGGGTCCCCTGGTCTGTGCTGTACATCTGGTGCAAGCTCTGCCCCTCCCCAGggctcagcttttttttttgaggcggagtcttgctctgctgcccaggcttgagtgcagtggcgtgatcttggctcactgcaacctccacctcccgggttcaagccattctcctgcctccacctcccaagtagctgggattacaggcacgtgcaagcacacctggctagtttttgtatttttagtagagacagggtttcaccatgttggccaggctggtcttgaactcctgacctcagttgatccgcctgcctcggcctcccaaagtgctgggattacaggcgtgagccaccacgccctgccaggGCTCCGCATTTTAAGGGTTGACGACATACCCCAAAGGCCTGGGGAGCTGACAGGGGGCCCCAGGCCTGCTCACCTTGCACATGCTCCAGGTGCAGGAAGATGGAGTCCTCGCTCACAAAGTACCTGAGCAGCTTCGTCATGTAGGGGACTCCGTGTGGGATGATGGTCAGCCGCTCCCTGCTCACCATGTGGCACCTGGGTAGGCTCTGGGAGcagcagggcaggcagatcagccGGGGACAGGCCAGAGACTGCTGCTGTTAGGGGACCTCCTAGCCCTGGCTTCAGGGGCACCCGAATGAGGGTGGAGCAACTGCCTCCCTCAGTTCCTGACCTGTCCTTACCCCCACTGCCCCTGTAGAATCTGGGTCCTCCACCCTCTAGCCAAAGAGGGggcagtgtgtgtgcatgtgtgtttgtgtgtatgtgtatgtgtgtgtgcgcatgcatgTGTGTCCATCTGGAAAGTGGGGCATGTTCAGGCAGAACAACCAGCTTTTGTGGGAGGGAGTGCAGGCTTCAAATGCAGGTTCTGGGTAGGAGTTTCCAAGAGCCCTGAGAAAGATCCAAGGGGAATGCAGAGTGGCAGGGGCAGGGTGGCACCTGCCTTCACCACAAAGGTCCCTCCGGTTGCCGGGTCCTGGACCAGCTGCACCTGCCAAAGTCCAAGAGGCACTGGTTAAGGCAGGTACTAGCTCCTGGGGCTCCGTGACCCCAGCCTGACCCCCTCCCAGGTTCCTCCACTGAGGCTGACTCACTCCagtggcagggcagggagggcGGGCTTTGGTGGCACTCCTGAAGCAGACATCGATCCTATCCTGCTCACCCACCCCTGCTAGACCTGTGGTCTCAgatgctgcctcctccaggaagccttcccaagATTACAGGGGCTGGGGTCCCTAATCTGCCTCCAATGCTCTCTTAGTTCACCCTTAGGAGAGCCTCTTCACACTGTCTAATCTGTCTCCCACTGGACCGTGAGCTCAGTATTCCCGGAGCCCTGCACAGTGCAGGGATGTAGTAGGTGCTAGACACATGCACTGTGAGCAGCCCGGGCTTTGGCTCACTGTGTGCGTGGTGGGCATGCGAGCAGAATGCCCTGCCCTCTCCCTGCCCACGCTGGGCCAGGCCTCATGCCGCCTGACGGGAGGGCTGAGAAGCCCTGTTCCACCTGGACCCCAGAGATCAGCTGAGAAGCCCTGTTCCACCTGGACCCCAGAGATCAGCTGAGAAGCCCTGTTCCACCTGGACCCCAGAGATCAACTGAGAAGCCCTGTTCCAACTGGACCTCCAGAGATCAACCCCTCACCCAAGGCCTTAGCTAGAGCCCCAACATCCTGCAGGGTCTGAGGTGTCATGGCTGGAAGGGACCTCAGAGCCAGTCACTTCCTCTGATCTCTTGTTTTACAATTGAGGAAGCCGCAGCTCTGAGGTGACTCCAGGTCTCCCCAGCGCAGCCATGTTGTGTGGGCTTGGCACGCTGCGTTCAGGCCTTtttcccactccactccacccccttCATTTACAcacacccccatgacacaagtttatctatgtgaaaaacctgcacatgtactcctgactgcaaataaaaatttaaaataaataagtaaagtccGCTCGAGAGGCCGTCTTTGGAGAGCAGCCTCTCCTTCTTGTGCTGGTTTCCATTAGAGGCAGACGCTGTCAATCGCAAGGTCAGGGCCATGTTTGGAGTTGGGCCCCTGACTCATCTGCATGGTGGGGAGGGGCGGGCCCCAGCATAGGAGCGGGCACATGGGTACGTCGAGGGCGGGAAGGCAGAGGATTCAGCCCAGGTGAGGGCGTGTGGAGGCAAGGCCAGCACCCTGGGGTTGTGACTCCTTGGCTGTTGGCCTGCCCTGCGGACATTCCCCAGGGAGGCTGTGGCCAGCCATGGTCAGGGTGGGAACTGGGCCCTGAGGCCAGGCTGCTGGGCAGTGAGGAAGGCCACAGCTTGGGATCAGGGTTAGGGGAAGGGGCACTGGGCTTCGATCTTGGGCAAATTGAATTGATTTTCTCATCTACCAACCAGGAATTCCAAATGCCTACCTTCCCTACATCTCTGGATTGTTGAAGCCATACAGAAAGCCCTTGgtgagggccag encodes:
- the RPS6KL1 gene encoding ribosomal protein S6 kinase-like 1 isoform X9, yielding MSLVACECLPSPGLEPEPCSRARSQARVYLEQIRNRVALGVPDMTKRDYLVDAATQIRLALERDVSEDYEAAFNHYQNGVDVLLRGIHVDPNKERREAVKLKITKYLRRAEEIFNCHLQRPLSSGASPSAGFSSLRLRPIRTLSSAVEQLRGCRVVGVIEKVQLVQDPATGGTFVVKSLPRCHMVSRERLTIIPHGVPYMTKLLRYFVSEDSIFLHLEHVQGGTLWSHLLSQAHSRHSGLSSGSTQERMKAQLNPHLNLLTPARLPSGHVPGQDRIALEPPRTSPNLLLAGEAPSTRPQREAEGEPTARTSTSGSSDLPKAPGGHLHLQARRAGQNSDAGPPRGLTWVPEGASPVLGGCGRGMDQSCLSADGAGRGCGRATWSVREEQVKQWAAEMLVALEALHEQGVLCRDLHPGNLLLDQAEVGGISELTEACDWWSFGSLLYELLTGMLLQFEPTRRLGMGEGGVSKLKSHPFFSTIHWSKLVG
- the RPS6KL1 gene encoding ribosomal protein S6 kinase-like 1 isoform X3; the protein is MSLVACECLPSPGLEPEPCSRARSQARVYLEQIRNRVALGVPDMTKRDYLVDAATQIRLALERDVSEDYEAAFNHYQNGVDVLLRGIHVDPNKERREAVKLKITKYLRRAEEIFNCHLQRPLSSGASPSAGFSSLRLRPIRTLSSAVEQLRGCRVVGVIEKRDLAVLPRLVSNSLPQVQLVQDPATGGTFVVKSLPRCHMVSRERLTIIPHGVPYMTKLLRYFVSEDSIFLHLEHVQGGTLWSHLLSQAHSRHSGLSSGSTQERMKAQLNPHLNLLTPARLPSGHVPGQDRIALEPPRTSPNLLLAGEAPSTRPQREAEGEPTARTSTSGSSDLPKAPGGHLHLQARRAGQNSDAGPPRGLTWVPEGASPVLGGCGRGMDQSCLSADGAGRGCGRATWSVREEQVKQWAAEMLVALEALHEQGVLCRDLHPGNLLLDQAGHIRLTYFGQWSEVEPQCCGEAVDNLYSAPEVGGISELTEACDWWSFGSLLYELLTGMALSQSHPSGIQAHTQLQLPEWLSRPAASLLTEVRCSPARGSSCLA
- the RPS6KL1 gene encoding ribosomal protein S6 kinase-like 1 isoform X5, with protein sequence MSLVACECLPSPGLEPEPCSRARSQARVYLEQIRNRVALGVPDMTKRDYLVDAATQIRLALERDVSEDYEAAFNHYQNGVDVLLRGIHVDPNKERREAVKLKITKYLRRAEEIFNCHLQRPLSSGASPSAGFSSLRLRPIRTLSSAVEQLRGCRVVGVIEKRDLAVLPRLVSNSLPQVQLVQDPATGGTFVVKSLPRCHMVSRERLTIIPHGVPYMTKLLRYFVSEDSIFLHLEHVQGGTLWSHLLSQAHSRHSGLSSGSTQERMKAQLNPHLNLLTPARLPSGHVPGQDRIALEPPRTSPNLLLAGEAPSTRPQREAEGEPTARTSTSGSSDLPKAPGGHLHLQARRAGQNSDAGPPRGLTWVPEGASPVLGGCGRGMDQSCLSADGAGRGCGRATWSVREEQVKQWAAEMLVALEALHEQGVLCRDLHPGNLLLDQAGHIRLTYFGQWSEVEPQCCGEAVDNLYSAPEVGGISELTEACDWWSFGSLLYELLTGMLLQFEPTRRLGMGEGGVSKLKSHPFFSTIHWSKLVG
- the RPS6KL1 gene encoding ribosomal protein S6 kinase-like 1 isoform X4, with translation MSLVACECLPSPGLEPEPCSRARSQARVYLEQIRNRVALGVPDMTKRDYLVDAATQIRLALERDVSEDYEAAFNHYQNGVDVLLRGIHVDPNKERREAVKLKITKYLRRAEEIFNCHLQRPLSSGASPSAGFSSLRLRPIRTLSSAVEQLRGCRVVGVIEKRDLAVLPRLVSNSLPQVQLVQDPATGGTFVVKSLPRCHMVSRERLTIIPHGVPYMTKLLRYFVSEDSIFLHLEHVQGGTLWSHLLSQAHSRHSGLSSGSTQERMKAQLNPHLNLLTPARLPSGHVPGQDRIALEPPRTSPNLLLAGEAPSTRPQREAEGEPTARTSTSGSSDLPKAPGGHLHLQARRAGQNSDAGPPRGLTWVPEGASPVLGGCGRGMDQSCLSADGAGRGCGRATWSVREEQVKQWAAEMLVALEALHEQGVLCRDLHPGNLLLDQAEVGGISELTEACDWWSFGSLLYELLTGMALSQSHPSGIQAHTQLQLPEWLSRPAASLLTELLQFEPTRRLGMGEGGVSKLKSHPFFSTIHWSKLVG
- the RPS6KL1 gene encoding ribosomal protein S6 kinase-like 1 isoform X8, which codes for MSLVACECLPSPGLEPEPCSRARSQARVYLEQIRNRVALGVPDMTKRDYLVDAATQIRLALERDVSEDYEAAFNHYQNGVDVLLRGIHVDPNKERREAVKLKITKYLRRAEEIFNCHLQRPLSSGASPSASLPRCHMVSRERLTIIPHGVPYMTKLLRYFVSEDSIFLHLEHVQGGTLWSHLLSQAHSRHSGLSSGSTQERMKAQLNPHLNLLTPARLPSGHVPGQDRIALEPPRTSPNLLLAGEAPSTRPQREAEGEPTARTSTSGSSDLPKAPGGHLHLQARRAGQNSDAGPPRGLTWVPEGASPVLGGCGRGMDQSCLSADGAGRGCGRATWSVREEQVKQWAAEMLVALEALHEQGVLCRDLHPGNLLLDQAGHIRLTYFGQWSEVEPQCCGEAVDNLYSAPEVGGISELTEACDWWSFGSLLYELLTGMALSQSHPSGIQAHTQLQLPEWLSRPAASLLTELLQFEPTRRLGMGEGGVSKLKSHPFFSTIHWSKLVG
- the RPS6KL1 gene encoding ribosomal protein S6 kinase-like 1 isoform X1, which encodes MSLVACECLPSPGLEPEPCSRARSQARVYLEQIRNRVALGVPDMTKRDYLVDAATQIRLALERDVSEDYEAAFNHYQNGVDVLLRGIHVDPNKERREAVKLKITKYLRRAEEIFNCHLQRPLSSGASPSAGFSSLRLRPIRTLSSAVEQLRGCRVVGVIEKRDLAVLPRLVSNSLPQVQLVQDPATGGTFVVKSLPRCHMVSRERLTIIPHGVPYMTKLLRYFVSEDSIFLHLEHVQGGTLWSHLLSQAHSRHSGLSSGSTQERMKAQLNPHLNLLTPARLPSGHVPGQDRIALEPPRTSPNLLLAGEAPSTRPQREAEGEPTARTSTSGSSDLPKAPGGHLHLQARRAGQNSDAGPPRGLTWVPEGASPVLGGCGRGMDQSCLSADGAGRGCGRATWSVREEQVKQWAAEMLVALEALHEQGVLCRDLHPGNLLLDQAGHIRLTYFGQWSEVEPQCCGEAVDNLYSAPEVGGISELTEACDWWSFGSLLYELLTGMALSQSHPSGIQAHTQLQLPEWLSRPAASLLTELLQFEPTRRLGMGEGGVSKLKSHPFFSTIHWSKLVG
- the RPS6KL1 gene encoding ribosomal protein S6 kinase-like 1 isoform X2, with the translated sequence MSLVACECLPSPGLEPEPCSRARSQARVYLEQIRNRVALGVPDMTKRDYLVDAATQIRLALERDVSEDYEAAFNHYQNGVDVLLRGIHVDPNKERREAVKLKITKYLRRAEEIFNCHLQRPLSSGASPSAGFSSLRLRPIRTLSSAVEQLRGCRVVGVIEKVQLVQDPATGGTFVVKSLPRCHMVSRERLTIIPHGVPYMTKLLRYFVSEDSIFLHLEHVQGGTLWSHLLSQAHSRHSGLSSGSTQERMKAQLNPHLNLLTPARLPSGHVPGQDRIALEPPRTSPNLLLAGEAPSTRPQREAEGEPTARTSTSGSSDLPKAPGGHLHLQARRAGQNSDAGPPRGLTWVPEGASPVLGGCGRGMDQSCLSADGAGRGCGRATWSVREEQVKQWAAEMLVALEALHEQGVLCRDLHPGNLLLDQAGHIRLTYFGQWSEVEPQCCGEAVDNLYSAPEVGGISELTEACDWWSFGSLLYELLTGMALSQSHPSGIQAHTQLQLPEWLSRPAASLLTELLQFEPTRRLGMGEGGVSKLKSHPFFSTIHWSKLVG
- the RPS6KL1 gene encoding ribosomal protein S6 kinase-like 1 isoform X7, which codes for MSLVACECLPSPGLEPEPCSRARSQARVYLEQIRNRVALGVPDMTKRDYLVDAATQIRLALERDVSEDYEAAFNHYQNGVDVLLRGIHVDPNKERREAVKLKITKYLRRAEEIFNCHLQRPLSSGASPSAGFSSLRLRPIRTLSSAVEQLRGCRVVGVIEKRDLAVLPRLVSNSLPQVQLVQDPATGGTFVVKSLPRCHMVSRERLTIIPHGVPYMTKLLRYFVSEDSIFLHLEHVQGGTLWSHLLSQAHSRHSGLSSGSTQERMKAQLNPHLNLLTPARLPSGHVPGQDRIALEPPRTSPNLLLAGEAPSTRPQREAEGEPTARTSTSGSSDLPKAPGGHLHLQARRAGQNSDAGPPRGLTWVPEGASPVLGGCGRGMDQSCLSADGAGRGCGRATWSVREEQVKQWAAEMLVALEALHEQGVLCRDLHPGNLLLDQAEVGGISELTEACDWWSFGSLLYELLTGMLLQFEPTRRLGMGEGGVSKLKSHPFFSTIHWSKLVG
- the RPS6KL1 gene encoding ribosomal protein S6 kinase-like 1 isoform X6 encodes the protein MSLVACECLPSPGLEPEPCSRARSQARVYLEQIRNRVALGVPDMTKRDYLVDAATQIRLALERDVSEDYEAAFNHYQNGVDVLLRGIHVDPNKERREAVKLKITKYLRRAEEIFNCHLQRPLSSGASPSAVQLVQDPATGGTFVVKSLPRCHMVSRERLTIIPHGVPYMTKLLRYFVSEDSIFLHLEHVQGGTLWSHLLSQAHSRHSGLSSGSTQERMKAQLNPHLNLLTPARLPSGHVPGQDRIALEPPRTSPNLLLAGEAPSTRPQREAEGEPTARTSTSGSSDLPKAPGGHLHLQARRAGQNSDAGPPRGLTWVPEGASPVLGGCGRGMDQSCLSADGAGRGCGRATWSVREEQVKQWAAEMLVALEALHEQGVLCRDLHPGNLLLDQAGHIRLTYFGQWSEVEPQCCGEAVDNLYSAPEVGGISELTEACDWWSFGSLLYELLTGMALSQSHPSGIQAHTQLQLPEWLSRPAASLLTELLQFEPTRRLGMGEGGVSKLKSHPFFSTIHWSKLVG